A stretch of the Notamacropus eugenii isolate mMacEug1 chromosome 2, mMacEug1.pri_v2, whole genome shotgun sequence genome encodes the following:
- the MRPL12 gene encoding large ribosomal subunit protein bL12m, producing the protein MLAAAARPLRGPCLSFRAAALLQTRLPLLGICALRLMRSSCHQRRSETLAGATLDNAPKQYPPKIQQLVQDIAGLTLLEISDLNELLKKTLKIQDVGLVPMSGMVPGAATAKATPEAADEEEAPKQKERTHFTVKLTEAKPVDKVKLIKEVKNYIQGINLVQAKKLVESLPQEIKANVAKSEAEKIKAALEAAGGTVILE; encoded by the exons ATGCTGGCTGCGGCTGCTCGCCCCCTGCGGGGGCCTTGCTTGAGCTTCCGGGCCGCGGCCCTGCTCCAGACCAG GCTGCCATTATTGGGTATTTGTGCCCTGAGGCTAATGAGAAGCAGCTGTCATCAAAGAAGAAGTGAAACTCTGGCTGGAGCCACTCTGGACAATGCCCCCAAGCAGTACCCTCCTAAGATTCAGCAGTTAGTACAGGACATCGCCGGTCTCACTCTGTTGGAAATCTCTGATCTCAACGAGTTATTGAAG AAAACACTGAAGATCCAGGATGTGGGGCTGGTGCCAATGAGTGGCATGGTACCAGGTGCTGCTACTGCAAAGGCAACCCCTGAG GCAGCAGATGAGGAAGAGGCACCCAAACAGAAGGAGCGAACACATTTCACTGTTAAGCTGACAGAAGCCAAGCCTGTGGATAAAGTGAAACTAATCAAAGAAGTAAAGAATTACATTCAGGGCATAAACCTCGTCCAG GCAAAGAAGCTGGTAGAGTCCTTACCCCAGGAAATCAAAGCCAATGTTGCCAAATCAGAAGCAGAGAAGATTAAAGCAGCCTTGGAAGCAGCTGGTGGCACTGTGATTTTGGAGTAG